Part of the Longimicrobiaceae bacterium genome, GGCGCGCGGGTCCAGCGCCGCGTCCGCGGCAGGGAACGGGCCCGCGTCCCCGACCGGTCCGCCGGGGTCGTGATGCCGCACCAGCGTCTCGTCGGGATAGTAGAACTTGATCTCGCGGGTGTAGGGCAGCGTGGGATTCGTCCCCGCCCTCCCCCCGCACGGCGCGGAATCGAGGGTGAAGTGGTAGATCCGCCGGGAGGTGGTGACCACCAGGTTGGTCGTCAGGTCGCACGCATCCGGCAGGGCCGCCGGCTTCGCCACGACCAGAGGGGTCGAATCGGGACCCGCGGCGAAGTCGACCACCCACCGCTCCGGGTCGCCGACGACGTGGTCGACCACCCGCTCGCCCGGCTGCAGCTCGGCCGTGCAGACCCGGAGCGGCGCGCAGCGGAGCACGGGCTGGACGTGTCCGTACGGGATCATCGAGTAGGTCCCGGCCTCCAGCACACGCGCCTGGCCCGTGCGGGCGTAGGCGGCGGTCGCCGCGCGCGCGTTCGCCGAGTCCAGCGGCGAGCGCTGGGCGGCGAGGGGGCGGGCGGAGAGCAGCACGAGCGCCGCCAGCGCGGATGCGATTCGCGTCATCTCGTCTCCTTCGGGGGCATGGCCGCCGGGGCGCCCTGCGGAGCCCGCTGCGCATCGCGCAGGCGCTCGCTCGCCGCGGCGTCCATGAGGCCCCGCACGTCCTGGAGGTTCACGGCCGCGCCGTCGTTGAGCGGGGCCCAGCTCACGTCGGTCACGTAGAGCCCGAGCGGGTTGTCGATCAGCTGCTGCTCGTCGGCCGGGGGGACGACCGCGGTGCGCAGCGTGCCGTGCCACGGCCGCACCATCGCCTGCCCTCCCCGCACCGGGACCTCGTACTCGTCCCACTCCACCTCCCACGTGCTTTCGCTGCCGGCCACGCGCCGGACGGAGCGCACCTGCACCAGCCGGATCAGCTCGCGGGAAAGCAGGTGCGGGTTGTTCCTGGGGGCGGAGAAGTAGGCGTCGACGTACGTGCGGCCGGGCCCGCGCGTGTACGCGTAGCCGCGGTCGATCATCTGGTTCTGCGCGACGGGATCGGAGACCACCCCGCGCATCGCGTCGATGAAGCGGCGCACCTCGCCGCGGATCAGGCGCTCTTCGGGCACGGGCATGTCCTCCACGCGCCCGAACGCCCGCGGCTGCCCGAGCCGGTCCACCTCGACCAGGTAGGGCACGATCCTCGACTGCCGTGCCAGCGCCACGGCGCCCTGGACCGCGATCGCGCTCACCGCCGCGAGGATGAAGACCAGCGCCCGCAGGTAGCGGATCCGGTTCTCCATCTCCTCGACGTGCCGGTCGCGCGCCCAGCGGGCGGCGTGGTACGGCGAGACCGGCGTGATGGGCGCCGTGTGCTCGCCGCTGCCGGTCGGGGGAGATGCGGCCAGGAGCTCCGTCGCCGCGTCGGGTGCCGAGCAGTCCGCCAGGGTCTCGGAGAGCATCGTGGTCACCCCGCCTTGCCGGCGACCGCCGCCGGCAGGTTGAGACGGAGGTCGGCCAGGGCGCGGGCGTACTTGGAGGGATACGACCAGACGAGGTAGACGTAGAAGCAGACGGAGACGAGCACGAGCACCACCACCATGGGATCGAGGTAGACGACCTCGACCGAAAGCCGTACGGTCCGTCCGTCCAGGACGAACTGCGGCTGGAGGGTCCGGCGCGTGACGCTCGCCAGCAGGTTGCGGCTCCAGAAGTCGGCCAGCCGCATCCCGAGCGCCGCCAGCGGCAGCGTCAGGAAAAGGCGCAGCCCCAGCACCACCGCCTGCTTAAGGAAGGCTTCCGTCATCCCGGCTGTGACCCGGAACGAGGCGAAGCCGGCGAAGAACGGCCCGAACCCGATCAGCAGGATGGTCTCCAGCTCGACGAGCACCACCTGGAGGGCGACGAAGGCGAACCCCACCTCCAG contains:
- a CDS encoding TrbG/VirB9 family P-type conjugative transfer protein, whose product is MTRIASALAALVLLSARPLAAQRSPLDSANARAATAAYARTGQARVLEAGTYSMIPYGHVQPVLRCAPLRVCTAELQPGERVVDHVVGDPERWVVDFAAGPDSTPLVVAKPAALPDACDLTTNLVVTTSRRIYHFTLDSAPCGGRAGTNPTLPYTREIKFYYPDETLVRHHDPGGPVGDAGPFPAADAALDPRAGMTLDGLAELHFDYRVTPDRRFPWVPRVVFDNGRQTCVRLPPDAYHSDLAVLYELAADGEYELVQYVVRDGCILTDRVMQRMVLLIPAGEGGQPLRLLIVRRPSPEER
- a CDS encoding VirB8/TrbF family protein; protein product: MLSETLADCSAPDAATELLAASPPTGSGEHTAPITPVSPYHAARWARDRHVEEMENRIRYLRALVFILAAVSAIAVQGAVALARQSRIVPYLVEVDRLGQPRAFGRVEDMPVPEERLIRGEVRRFIDAMRGVVSDPVAQNQMIDRGYAYTRGPGRTYVDAYFSAPRNNPHLLSRELIRLVQVRSVRRVAGSESTWEVEWDEYEVPVRGGQAMVRPWHGTLRTAVVPPADEQQLIDNPLGLYVTDVSWAPLNDGAAVNLQDVRGLMDAAASERLRDAQRAPQGAPAAMPPKETR